In Chrysoperla carnea chromosome 2, inChrCarn1.1, whole genome shotgun sequence, the following proteins share a genomic window:
- the LOC123292887 gene encoding fatty acyl-CoA reductase 1-like, translating into MDLYLDEYNDLEKYSEILFDRDIKRLKTVKNKRKLEPLPNLENLPTIPQFFENLNVFITGGTGFMGKVLIEKILRSCPGVNKIYLLLRPKKGCNEQTRINEMFKIPLYDCLRKENPDAISKVQIISGNCEQPNLGLSEESMNLLIENIHVVYHVAASVRFDDPLKKAVLMNVRATRDVVELCKKMRNLKVLVHVSTSYCNTDKQIIDEIVYPYQADWRKIIEMAETFDEDKIRILQPKILDHFPNTYTFTKSLAENLVNDECENIPTVILRPSIVVGTMNDPFPGWIDNLNGPAGFFVGAGSGVLHNLYCDGNIVPDYVPVDKAISSIIIASWYQVHNTKAKKQQTLVINACTSNIIAVSNNTILDLLMAINKIYPFNRRIWYPFLFYTKNTITFHFCFIFFHLIPGIFLELLLRLTGNDLQLMKIYRKIYIANNALKFFMINQWAFKNGHFVSLNDIMLDSDKKVFNVDIYNVHAIDTLKTGIFGFKTHLLKEPTNFHDTLPKARKLLSRFYIANCIVGFLYGLAFFFVLLYIIPSFSTKSLNGFL; encoded by the exons ATGGATTTGTATTTGGATGAATataatgatttagaaaaatattcagAAATCTTATTTGATCGtgatataaaaagattaaaaaccgTTAAAAATAAACGTAAATTAGAACCATTACCGAATCTAGAAAATTTACCAACGATAccacaattttttgaaaatttaaatgtatttattaccGGTGGAACtggttttatgggaaaagtattaattgaaaaaatacttcgTAGTTGTCCTggagttaataaaatttatctattaCTCAGACCAAAAAAAGGCTGTAATGAACAAACAAGaataaatgaaatgtttaaGATTCCT CTGTACGATTGTTTAAGGAAAGAAAATCCAGATGCAATATCTAAAGTTCAAATTATATCTGGTAATTGTGAGCAACCAAACTTAGGGCTTTCAGAAGAAAGTATGAATTtactaattgaaaatattcatgtGGTTTACCATGTGGCAGCCTCAGTACGTTTTGATGATCCATTAAAAAAGGCTGTTTTGATGAATGTAAGAGCAACAAGGGACGTTGTAGAATTGTGTAAGAAAATGAGAAATCTCAAG gttcTTGTTCACGTTTCAACATCTTATTGTAACACAGATAAACAAATCATAGATGAAATTGTGTATCCATATCAAGCTGATTGgcgtaaaataattgaaatggcAGAAACTTTTGATGAAGATAAAATTCGTATATTACAACCCAA aattttagaTCATTTTCCAAATACGTACACATTTACAAAATCACTAGCTGAAAATTTGGTGAATGATGAATGCGAAAATATACCAACGGTTATCTTACGACCATCCAttg TTGTTGGAACAATGAATGATCCATTTCCAGGATGGATAGATAATCTTAATGGACCAGCTGGTTTCTTTGTGGGTGCTGGTTCTGGAGTTTTACATAATCTTTACTGTGATGGTAATATTGTACCTGACTATGTTCCTGTAGATAAAGCAATTAGTTCTATCATCATTGCATCATGGTACCAAGTCCATAATACCAAGGCGAAAAAACAGCAAAc tttggTGATCAACGCATGCACGTCAAATATCATTGCAGTatcaaacaatacaatattggacttattaatggcaataaataaaatatatccgtTTAATAGACGAATATggtatccatttttattttatacaaagaaTACAATcacatttcatttttgttttatattttttcatttaatacctGGAATATTCTTAGAGCTCCTGTTACGTTTGACGGGTAACGATTTAca gctaatgaaaatttatagaaaaatatacataGCAAATAATGcactaaaatttttcatgatcAATCAATGGGCTTTTAAAAATGGACATTTTGTGTCTCTAAATGACATTATGTTGGATTCggataaaaaagtgtttaac GTAGACATATACAACGTTCATGCTATTGATACTTTGAAAACAGGAATATTTGGGTTTAAAACTCACTTGTTAAAAGAGCCAACAAATTTTCATGATACATTACCAAAAGCAAGAAAACTACTTTCAAG aTTTTATATTGCAAATTGTATTGTTGGATTTTTATACGGCCTAGCATTTTTCTtcgtattattatatataataccgTCATTTTCcacaaaaagtttaaatggatTTCTTTAA
- the LOC123292888 gene encoding fatty acyl-CoA reductase 1-like has translation MGKVLVEKLLRTCPGIKKMYLLVRPKKDVKQKERIKSIIDGPLFELLRTNYPETISKIHIICGDCEQINLGLSDKDAELLRKTVTVVFHVAASVRFDDTLKKAVLMNARGTRDVISLAKEMKNLKVLVHISTSYCNTDKKVIDEIVYPPQADWRKIIKMAESMDDELLHIIQPKILDHFPNTYTFTKSLAENIVYEKCDQIPTVIFRPSIVISSYSDPIPGWVDNMNGPVGLILGVGLGIIRTMYCDEDVVADWVPVDVAISAVITSAWYQGCANELKKKECLVINACTSNTKPVSYKSVTTNSLKLTKIYPFNRVMWYPFVNMTTNNICYQLQVFLFHILPGLFLDALLKLKGEKLSLMRIYRKAYFANMALVYFMTNEWHFKNGQFMSLSKVMKEEDQETFQLDLSDRDPMVALKEALFGTKKFLLKESPHFERTLPKAKSKLRKLFILHCTLFTGVIVFVLFLFWSNHSFLHKQIIKFLKYKLILEMELIHQS, from the exons ATGGGCAAAGTTCTAgtggaaaaattattaagaacgTGTcctggtataaaaaaaatgtatttgttagTGCGACCAAAAAAGGATGTTAAACAAAAAGAACGAATTAAGTCTATTATTGACGGGCCG cTATTCGAACTGTTACGAACCAATTATCCAGAAACCATATccaaaattcatataatatgtGGGGATTGTGAACAAATTAATTTGGGATTGTCAGATAAAGATGCggaattattaagaaaaacgGTTACAGTTGTTTTTCATGTAGCTGCTTCCGTACGTTTTGATGACACGTTGAAGAAAGCCGTTTTAATGAATGCACGTGGGACACGAGATGTTATTAGTTTAGCCaaggaaatgaaaaatttgaag gtCTTGGTTCATATTTCAACATCATATTGTAATACCGACAAGAAAGTTATTGATGAAATCGTTTATCCACCTCAAGCTGATTGgcgtaaaataattaaaatggctGAAAGTATGGATGATGAACTTTTGCATATAATCCAACCTAA AATTTTAGATCACTTTCCAAATACGTATACATTTACAAAATCCTTAGCAGAAAatattgtttacgaaaaatgtgaTCAAATACCAACTGTGATATTTCGACCATCTATCG TGATCAGTAGTTATTCGGATCCAATACCAGGCTGGGTTGATAACATGAATGGTCCAGTTGGCCTTATCCTAGGTGTAGGATTAGGAATAATTCGTACAATGTATTGCGATGAGGATGTAGTAGCTGATTGGGTACCAGTTGATGTTGCTATTAGTGCAGTTATAACATCAGCATGGTATCAGGGATGTGCAAACgagttaaaaaagaaagaatg ttTGGTGATAAATGCGTGCACGTCAAATACAAAGCCCGTTTCTTACAAGTCAGTAACAACAAACTCTCTGaagttaacaaaaatatatccaTTTAATCGTGTAATGTGGTATCCTTTTGTGAATATGACGACGAATAATATCTGTTACCAATTGCAAGTATTTCTGTTTCACATTCTGCCTGGTCTATTTTTAGATGCTCTATTAAAATTGAAAGGTGAAAAATTAAG CTTGATGCGTATTTATCGTAAGGCTTATTTTGCTAATATGGCTCTAGTATATTTTATGACGAACGAGTGGCATTTTAAAAATGGGCAATTTATGTCCTTATCTAAAGTGATGAAAGAAGAAGATCAGGAAACATTCCAG ttgGACCTCTCAGATCGGGATCCTATGGTCGCACTTAAAGAAGCATTATTTGgaacgaaaaaatttcttttaaaagaaagtCCGCATTTTGAACGTACACTACCAAAGGCAAAATCCAAATTACGAAA attatttattttacattgtacACTTTTCACTGGAGTTATTGTGTTcgtactatttttattttggagtaATCATAGTTTTCtacataaacaaattataaagtttttaaaataca AATTAATATTGGAAATGGAATTAATTCATcagtcataa